The Anas platyrhynchos isolate ZD024472 breed Pekin duck chromosome 3, IASCAAS_PekinDuck_T2T, whole genome shotgun sequence genome includes a window with the following:
- the ID2 gene encoding DNA-binding protein inhibitor ID-2: MKAFSPVRSVRKNSLSEHNLGISRSKTPVDDPMSLLYNMNDCYSKLKELVPSIPQNKKVSKMEILQHVIDYILDLQIALDSHPSIVSLHHQRPGQSPASRTPLTTLNTDISILSLQAAEFPSELMSSDSKALCG, translated from the exons ATGAAAGCCTTCAGCCCCGTGAGGTCCGTGCGGAAAAACAGCCTCTCGGAGCACAACCTGGGCATCTCCCGCAGCAAAACCCCGGTGGACGACCCCATGAGCTTGCTGTACAACATGAACGACTGCTACTCcaagctgaaggagctggtgcCCAGCATCCCGCAGAACAAGAAGGTCAGCAAGATGGAAATCCTGCAGCACGTCATCGACTACATCCTGGACCTGCAGATCGCCTTGGACTCGCACCCCAGCATCGTCAGCCTGCACCACCAGCGGCCGGGACAGAGCCCGGCCTCCAGGACCCCGCTGACCACCCTCAACACAGACATCAGCATCCTCTCCCTACAG GCAGCCGAGTTCCCCTCAGAACTCATGTCAAGTGACAGCAAAGCACTTTGTGGCTGA